A single window of Fischerella sp. PCC 9605 DNA harbors:
- a CDS encoding chemotaxis protein CheW translates to MVNKPDFLGGSGQDHFRPELQVESPEGELYLRFFIPSHQEFALPAIGIREVIELSPDKITPIPNASPLLLGTLNLRGRVIWVADLGQFLGEATALNTDRAEISVIAIEEQDTIVGLAVEEIGGMHWLDVQNLMTPTNVPDTMAPFLRGEWLLGTQDKQCLRLLDQMAILRSARWAG, encoded by the coding sequence ATGGTCAACAAACCGGACTTTTTAGGAGGCAGTGGCCAAGATCACTTTCGTCCTGAATTACAGGTAGAAAGTCCTGAAGGTGAGTTATACTTACGGTTTTTCATTCCTTCGCATCAGGAGTTTGCACTACCAGCCATCGGCATTCGCGAGGTTATCGAACTAAGCCCTGATAAAATCACTCCAATTCCTAATGCTTCTCCTTTACTTTTGGGTACTCTAAATTTACGAGGTCGAGTAATTTGGGTGGCTGATTTGGGTCAATTTTTGGGGGAAGCAACGGCATTAAACACCGATCGCGCAGAAATTTCCGTGATTGCTATTGAAGAACAGGACACAATTGTAGGCTTAGCAGTAGAAGAAATTGGTGGTATGCACTGGCTTGATGTACAAAATCTGATGACACCAACGAATGTGCCGGATACTATGGCTCCTTTTTTGCGGGGAGAGTGGTTATTAGGTACTCAAGACAAACAGTGTCTGCGACTGCTAGACCAAATGGCAATTTTACGAAGTGCGCGCTGGGCAGGATAA
- a CDS encoding methyl-accepting chemotaxis protein, with amino-acid sequence MAASIDDYAQTYQQALTAYAQQNYEGAATLIDEVVQNLPDDPNTHLLRGHVYYVLQQYDVAKVEYQKVLELTEDPEITGFAKNGLDNINQYQQELVDYNSQQQMEESSVSSVGVEQQAQDLEDLGSVEESNSDRLDFNSFIGQQEAVEEIEDISLSSSPFDIPTDSSLFNTESNSSDTFDDNPFASSQEEVDINLKANVWNGAELELPAFLQDDISTFKEQDLEVNSDLQKSADIEQNISNSAFATVNLASSDRLDSQEIHAANSTAQKHNNTDNLNNLKTNNFEDETLLMEETGTDTDLAGLDSLGYNSKEKFSSVASFNSTFTLEEKQLHASNQASQNQSFDNDDSFDLEAFESAFGSETFAEEDTNNSRLNSKISQGSNIEFLDDFDEFDDLGDIQAEFDFVTDSNLGDSQLHSGSLTGNGRSYNQVFETPENGEKSNEAASSATESDRDDELFSITGSQEAVPVFTQADVTNIEPQVSVEQGIFAPLENAPLANKQWIIAGSVGVVSAVVVAVVSFATTTISPPQQRESVRNTGWAMALAAGVASFATAGLMGNFTLRQIRRTTKDLQTQFDAVRKGNLNVQATVYSEDELGKLAAGFNEMARVIFTTTNEATRKAQEQEEAKENLQRQVIRLLDDVEGAARGDLTVQAEVTADVLGAVADAFNLTIQNLRDIVQQVKVAAREVTKGSTNSETFARALSSDALRQAEELAVTLNSVQVMTDSIQRVAEAAREAETVAREASAIALKGGEAVENTVAGILEIRETVAETTRKVKRLAESSQEISKIVALISQIASRTNLLALNASIEAARAGEAGRGFAIVADEVRQLADKSAKSLKEIEQIVMQIQSETGSVMTAMEEGTQQVIQGTKLAEEAKRSLENIIQVANRIDTLVRSITSDTVEQTETSRAVAQVMQSVELTAQETSQEAQRVSGALQNLVGVSRDLIASVERFRVETAETR; translated from the coding sequence ATGGCAGCGAGTATAGATGATTACGCGCAGACATATCAACAGGCTCTGACAGCCTACGCGCAACAAAATTATGAAGGAGCAGCTACCCTCATTGATGAGGTGGTACAAAATTTACCAGATGACCCCAACACCCATTTGCTCCGAGGTCACGTCTACTACGTTCTACAGCAGTATGATGTGGCCAAAGTAGAATATCAAAAGGTATTAGAATTAACTGAAGATCCAGAAATTACTGGCTTTGCTAAAAATGGACTGGATAATATCAATCAATATCAACAGGAATTAGTAGACTATAACTCTCAACAGCAGATGGAGGAATCATCTGTTTCGTCTGTGGGAGTTGAGCAACAAGCGCAAGATTTAGAAGATTTGGGATCTGTAGAGGAATCAAATAGCGATCGCTTAGATTTCAACTCCTTTATTGGGCAACAAGAAGCAGTGGAGGAGATAGAAGACATTTCTTTAAGTAGCAGTCCATTTGATATTCCCACAGATAGTAGTTTATTTAATACTGAATCAAATTCTTCAGACACTTTTGATGACAATCCTTTTGCATCCTCTCAAGAAGAGGTGGATATCAATTTAAAGGCAAACGTTTGGAATGGAGCAGAATTAGAACTGCCTGCTTTCTTACAAGATGATATTTCAACATTTAAAGAACAAGATTTAGAGGTAAATAGCGATTTACAAAAATCAGCAGATATTGAGCAAAATATTAGCAATTCAGCATTTGCAACAGTTAATTTAGCATCTAGCGATCGCTTGGATAGTCAAGAAATCCATGCTGCTAACAGCACAGCACAAAAACATAATAATACTGATAATTTGAACAACTTGAAAACAAATAATTTTGAAGATGAAACTTTACTGATGGAAGAAACAGGAACTGATACTGATTTAGCAGGGCTTGATAGCCTCGGATACAACAGTAAAGAAAAGTTTTCATCTGTAGCTTCTTTCAATAGCACTTTCACTTTAGAAGAAAAGCAACTTCATGCCAGTAACCAGGCAAGCCAAAATCAAAGCTTTGATAATGATGACAGTTTTGATCTAGAAGCATTTGAGTCTGCGTTTGGCTCGGAAACATTTGCCGAAGAAGACACAAATAACAGTAGACTGAATAGCAAGATTTCCCAGGGTAGCAACATCGAGTTTTTAGATGATTTTGATGAATTTGACGATCTGGGAGATATTCAGGCTGAGTTCGATTTCGTCACAGATTCTAATTTGGGTGACTCGCAACTACATTCCGGATCGCTCACAGGCAATGGCAGGAGTTACAATCAAGTCTTTGAAACTCCTGAGAATGGCGAAAAAAGCAATGAGGCTGCCAGCAGTGCCACAGAGAGCGATCGCGACGATGAATTATTTAGTATCACTGGTTCGCAAGAAGCAGTTCCAGTCTTTACCCAAGCAGATGTTACTAATATCGAACCCCAAGTCAGCGTTGAACAAGGCATTTTCGCACCCCTAGAAAATGCTCCGCTAGCTAACAAACAATGGATAATTGCTGGCAGTGTCGGCGTTGTTTCAGCGGTGGTTGTTGCCGTAGTCAGCTTTGCTACTACAACCATTTCTCCACCCCAGCAACGAGAGTCAGTACGGAACACTGGCTGGGCGATGGCATTAGCAGCAGGAGTTGCCAGTTTTGCTACCGCAGGCTTGATGGGCAATTTTACCCTCAGACAAATTCGCCGCACTACCAAGGATTTGCAAACCCAATTTGATGCTGTCCGCAAAGGTAATCTTAATGTCCAAGCCACGGTATATTCTGAAGATGAGTTGGGAAAGCTAGCCGCTGGCTTTAATGAAATGGCTCGGGTAATTTTCACGACTACAAATGAAGCTACACGCAAAGCTCAAGAACAGGAGGAAGCGAAAGAAAACTTGCAACGGCAAGTGATTCGCCTGCTGGATGATGTAGAAGGAGCTGCTAGGGGAGATTTGACTGTCCAAGCTGAGGTGACAGCCGACGTACTGGGAGCAGTTGCCGATGCTTTTAACCTGACAATTCAGAACCTGCGGGATATCGTTCAACAGGTGAAAGTAGCGGCGCGGGAAGTGACCAAAGGATCTACCAATTCTGAGACATTTGCGAGGGCATTATCTAGCGATGCCTTGCGCCAAGCAGAAGAGTTGGCGGTAACGCTGAATTCCGTACAGGTAATGACTGACTCAATTCAACGGGTAGCAGAAGCAGCACGGGAAGCCGAAACTGTTGCCCGTGAAGCCAGCGCGATCGCTCTTAAAGGAGGGGAAGCAGTAGAAAATACCGTGGCGGGGATCTTAGAAATTCGGGAAACTGTAGCCGAAACTACTCGCAAAGTGAAGCGATTGGCAGAATCATCCCAGGAAATTTCTAAAATTGTGGCGTTGATTTCTCAGATTGCCTCCAGAACAAACTTACTCGCCCTCAACGCCAGTATTGAGGCAGCAAGGGCAGGAGAAGCCGGACGGGGTTTTGCGATTGTCGCCGATGAAGTCCGCCAGCTAGCAGATAAATCAGCGAAATCCCTCAAAGAAATTGAGCAAATTGTGATGCAAATTCAGAGCGAAACTGGCTCTGTAATGACTGCAATGGAGGAAGGCACGCAGCAGGTAATTCAAGGTACAAAACTTGCAGAAGAAGCCAAGCGATCGCTAGAAAATATTATTCAAGTAGCAAATCGTATCGATACTCTTGTGCGATCGATTACTTCTGATACAGTTGAACAAACGGAAACCTCTCGCGCTGTGGCTCAAGTGATGCAATCAGTGGAACTCACAGCCCAAGAAACCTCCCAAGAAGCACAACGAGTTTCTGGGGCACTACAAAACTTAGTAGGTGTTTCCCGCGACTTAATTGCTTCTGTGGAACGCTTCCGAGTCGAAACTGCTGAAACTAGGTAA
- a CDS encoding response regulator transcription factor, producing MSTVLIVEDSIAQREMITDLLKASGLTVTHASDGLEALEAIQTAPPDLVVLDIVMPRMNGYEVCRRLKSDPKTQNVPVVMCSSKGEEFDRYWGMKQGADAYIAKPFQPTELVGTVKQLLRG from the coding sequence ATGAGTACAGTTCTGATCGTGGAAGACAGTATCGCCCAAAGGGAGATGATTACAGACCTCCTGAAAGCAAGTGGCTTAACAGTAACCCATGCCAGTGACGGATTAGAAGCGTTAGAAGCAATTCAAACCGCTCCTCCCGATTTAGTAGTATTAGATATTGTCATGCCCCGGATGAATGGTTACGAAGTTTGCCGTCGGTTAAAATCCGATCCAAAAACCCAAAACGTTCCCGTGGTAATGTGTTCTTCCAAAGGCGAAGAATTCGATCGCTACTGGGGGATGAAGCAAGGTGCAGATGCCTATATAGCTAAACCATTCCAACCTACCGAGTTGGTGGGAACAGTCAAACAACTGCTGCGAGGATAA
- a CDS encoding response regulator, producing MQGNLNEIDIRSILQLIELGQRTGQLFVEACSSDKGSKLGVDDTASHYPANSNKQQSWLIFFVNGQIIYAANDYNSLSRLSDYLRHYQVKVQLDEQQLACLGTLNTAEYDYLWMLLEQNTIKPKQACSIIHCLVHETLFDLLNLHQGSFIFEVDSAITPQLTTLEIAPLLSKIVKQVQQWKQLYPYIQSPEQFPVLADIVKLRSSLPKATVNKLQHWADGKTSLRKLARYLNQDIVTVAKAIHPYVQQGWVQLVYSETANSLKDIQDKTLPLEQSRKQRILCIDDATSICTSIETILKTEGYEAIALTNPLEALSLVFQLKPDLIFCDIAMPELNGYEICAMLRHSQAFRFVPIIMLTAKEGFLDRVRAKIAGATDYLTKPFGNTELVILVERYLNSRKNRVIKHTQHLLIR from the coding sequence ATGCAGGGAAATTTAAATGAAATTGATATCCGCAGTATCCTGCAATTGATAGAGTTGGGGCAGCGCACTGGGCAACTATTTGTAGAAGCTTGCAGTTCTGACAAAGGTTCCAAGCTAGGTGTAGATGACACAGCTAGTCATTACCCTGCCAATAGCAACAAACAACAGTCTTGGCTTATCTTTTTTGTCAATGGTCAAATTATTTATGCAGCCAATGACTATAATAGTTTATCCCGGCTGAGTGATTATTTGCGTCACTATCAAGTCAAGGTACAACTGGACGAACAACAACTAGCCTGCTTGGGAACGCTGAATACAGCTGAGTATGACTATTTGTGGATGCTATTAGAGCAGAATACGATCAAGCCAAAACAAGCTTGCAGTATCATCCACTGCTTGGTGCATGAGACTTTGTTTGACCTGTTAAATTTACACCAGGGTAGTTTTATTTTTGAGGTGGATTCAGCAATTACCCCACAATTGACTACCTTGGAAATCGCTCCCTTACTTAGCAAAATTGTTAAACAGGTGCAACAGTGGAAGCAACTGTACCCATATATTCAGTCCCCCGAGCAATTTCCTGTGCTTGCTGACATAGTGAAGTTGCGTTCTTCACTACCAAAGGCAACGGTGAATAAGCTACAGCATTGGGCAGATGGCAAAACCTCCCTGCGTAAATTAGCCCGCTATCTCAACCAAGATATCGTGACTGTCGCCAAGGCAATACACCCATACGTACAACAAGGTTGGGTACAGCTTGTATATTCAGAAACAGCAAATTCACTGAAGGACATACAAGATAAAACCCTGCCCTTAGAGCAAAGCAGAAAGCAACGCATCCTATGTATTGATGATGCAACCAGCATTTGTACGAGTATAGAAACTATTTTGAAAACAGAAGGTTATGAAGCGATCGCTCTCACTAATCCCTTAGAAGCTCTCAGTCTGGTTTTTCAACTCAAACCCGATTTAATTTTTTGCGATATTGCGATGCCGGAATTGAACGGGTATGAAATTTGTGCTATGCTCCGCCATTCTCAAGCTTTTCGATTCGTACCAATTATCATGCTTACTGCCAAAGAAGGATTTTTAGACCGAGTGCGAGCAAAAATCGCGGGAGCAACCGATTATTTAACAAAACCATTTGGGAATACTGAATTAGTAATTCTGGTAGAGAGATATCTCAACTCTCGCAAGAATAGAGTAATAAAACATACACAGCACTTGTTGATCCGGTAA